The following are from one region of the Prochlorococcus marinus str. SB genome:
- a CDS encoding prephenate/arogenate dehydrogenase, producing MKIGIVGLGLIGGSLGLKLQSLNHTIYGIANNEFNEKKAKDKKLANFVSCDLSLLKKCELIIMALPIKDLISPSQQLVASIPQETILTDVGSVKEPIVNTWENSHPLFIGSHPMAGTEKKGVDSGFEGLFENAKWIITPTQNSDLNSVKTISELIKSMDCEICQASPKEHDEAVSLISHLPIFLASALIETAQTKNNQSLLDLSQKLAATGFADTSRVGGGNEQLGLDLAINNQINVLNSINNFKNKLNILESLIKEKNWDLLSKKLAEAKENRQNFIN from the coding sequence ATGAAAATTGGAATAGTAGGATTAGGATTAATTGGTGGTTCCTTAGGATTAAAACTCCAAAGTCTAAATCATACAATTTATGGAATAGCAAATAATGAATTTAATGAAAAAAAAGCTAAGGATAAAAAACTTGCAAATTTTGTTAGCTGTGATCTGAGCTTATTAAAAAAATGTGAGCTAATAATTATGGCATTGCCTATCAAAGATTTGATCAGTCCGTCGCAACAATTAGTAGCATCAATACCTCAGGAAACAATACTAACTGATGTAGGGTCTGTCAAAGAACCAATTGTAAATACATGGGAAAATTCTCATCCCCTATTTATTGGATCTCATCCAATGGCAGGCACTGAAAAAAAAGGAGTTGATTCAGGTTTTGAAGGTCTTTTTGAAAATGCAAAATGGATTATTACCCCAACACAAAATAGTGATTTAAATTCAGTCAAAACTATTTCCGAGCTCATAAAATCAATGGATTGTGAAATTTGCCAAGCTTCGCCAAAAGAGCATGATGAAGCAGTATCTCTAATTTCTCATTTGCCTATATTTTTAGCTTCTGCCCTCATAGAAACTGCGCAAACAAAAAATAATCAATCTTTATTAGATCTCTCGCAAAAATTAGCTGCTACAGGATTTGCTGACACTTCGAGAGTTGGAGGAGGCAATGAGCAACTAGGCCTAGATTTAGCTATTAATAATCAGATTAATGTTTTAAATTCCATAAATAATTTTAAAAATAAGCTGAATATACTGGAATCTCTTATTAAAGAAAAAAATTGGGATTTACTTTCTAAAAAACTTGCTGAAGCAAAAGAAAACAGACAAAATTTTATAAACTAA
- a CDS encoding DNA helicase → MLEILSHQYLKNFLRDQSINWEHIYSFGRIVSKCIENDSTYLINSEIFSSYDWLTPILISLFLKEEDSTFILPKEKIQFISQFQIDSLKNLGFNFILKNDQFIFANHHVHLITIQNFLNDPNSRNLRNHRIVYSGIEDIKQDLKNHFRISLLKKDWTKNFKEFELINQKFLKVYDSLNKKFFLKKVLGNSYINLNEKEISFLSNFFHENSFFSDKFLSVNKALSQGWACWVKLNDTNLDWNLYLQPIDELFQIKEFFSNNKFVFLSALRKDNFFQMYFKKHSLDIDLVINFKSNFEEKKILLYMPSKQLLPNNPLFTNSILDKCKKLILFRKGLTLVLSDDINLKTNIATELASKYGKRVFLETIPSGKDEILCTSFDWWIMNSYLIEIPEQIIIPLLPIPNMSEPINAITVSHKKKLSQDWFRDFLLPQAKIKLERSISPLRRNSGKLIILDGRANKRNWGRLLLQNIQPSKQINYMLPFD, encoded by the coding sequence ATGCTTGAAATTTTAAGTCATCAATATTTGAAAAATTTTTTGAGAGATCAAAGTATTAATTGGGAGCACATATATTCTTTTGGGAGGATAGTTTCCAAATGTATTGAAAATGATTCTACTTATCTAATTAATTCAGAAATTTTCTCTAGCTATGATTGGTTAACTCCAATTTTGATTTCTTTATTTTTAAAGGAAGAGGATTCAACTTTTATTTTACCTAAAGAAAAAATCCAATTTATAAGCCAATTTCAGATTGATTCATTGAAAAATCTAGGTTTTAATTTTATTTTGAAAAATGATCAATTTATTTTTGCAAATCATCATGTTCACTTGATAACTATCCAAAATTTTCTTAATGATCCCAATTCTCGTAATCTTAGAAATCATCGAATAGTTTATTCAGGAATTGAGGATATAAAACAGGATTTAAAAAATCATTTTAGGATTTCTTTACTTAAAAAGGATTGGACAAAAAATTTTAAAGAATTTGAATTAATCAATCAAAAATTTTTAAAAGTATATGATTCGTTGAACAAAAAGTTCTTCTTGAAGAAGGTCTTAGGAAATAGTTATATCAATTTAAATGAAAAAGAAATTAGTTTCTTGTCAAACTTTTTTCATGAAAATTCTTTTTTTTCTGATAAATTTTTAAGCGTCAACAAAGCATTATCTCAAGGTTGGGCATGCTGGGTAAAGTTAAATGATACAAATTTAGATTGGAATTTGTATTTACAGCCAATAGATGAACTTTTTCAAATTAAGGAATTTTTTTCAAATAATAAATTTGTTTTTTTATCAGCATTGAGAAAAGATAATTTTTTCCAAATGTATTTTAAAAAGCATAGTTTAGATATTGACTTGGTTATTAATTTTAAAAGTAATTTTGAAGAGAAAAAAATTTTATTATATATGCCCTCTAAACAATTGCTTCCTAATAATCCTCTTTTTACTAATTCAATCTTGGATAAATGCAAAAAGTTAATACTTTTTAGAAAGGGTCTAACTTTAGTTTTGTCTGATGATATTAATTTAAAAACTAACATTGCTACAGAATTAGCTTCTAAGTACGGGAAGAGGGTATTTCTAGAGACAATTCCCTCTGGTAAAGATGAAATTCTTTGCACTAGTTTTGACTGGTGGATTATGAATTCTTATTTAATTGAAATTCCAGAACAAATTATCATTCCCTTACTTCCGATTCCAAATATGTCAGAACCTATTAATGCAATTACAGTCTCTCATAAAAAGAAGCTTTCTCAAGATTGGTTTAGAGATTTCCTTCTTCCTCAAGCTAAAATTAAGCTTGAAAGATCTATTTCTCCTTTAAGAAGAAATTCAGGTAAGTTAATAATTTTAGATGGAAGAGCAAATAAAAGAAACTGGGGAAGATTACTTTTGCAAAACATTCAACCCTCAAAACAAATCAACTATATGCTACCTTTTGATTAA
- a CDS encoding DUF2839 domain-containing protein — MGEAKRRKTLGLPPKKNNSQTKIDESPRLFEWLPFTINQRDSLIKLSIKASWFGIGGLVMLWIVVRFIGPAAGWWTLADSL, encoded by the coding sequence ATGGGAGAAGCAAAAAGACGTAAAACACTTGGTTTACCTCCAAAAAAAAATAATAGTCAAACTAAAATTGATGAGTCACCAAGATTATTTGAATGGCTTCCCTTTACAATCAATCAAAGAGATAGCCTAATTAAATTAAGTATTAAGGCCAGTTGGTTTGGAATCGGAGGGTTAGTAATGTTATGGATTGTAGTGAGATTTATAGGCCCTGCTGCTGGGTGGTGGACTTTAGCTGATTCTTTATAA
- the recA gene encoding recombinase RecA, whose protein sequence is MSLEEKKKTESKEKDKALSLVLGQIERNFGRGSIMRLGDASRMKVETISTGALTLDLALGGGYPKGRVVEVYGPESSGKTTLTLHAIAEVQKNGGVAAFVDAEHALDPVYAASLGVDVENLLVSQPDTGEMALEIVDQLIRSSAVDLVVVDSVAALTPRAEIEGEMGDHVIGSQARLMSQAMRKITGNIGKSGCTVIFLNQLRLKIGVTYGNPETTTGGNALKFYASVRLDIRRIQTLKRGTEEYGIRAKVKVAKNKVAPPFRIAEFDILFGKGISTTGCLLDLAEETNIIIRRGAWYSYEGENIGQGRDNTIIWLDQNLEIRNKVESMVKDKLTEGTEVSSNSMKALNSNPANTIAVNDIKTVA, encoded by the coding sequence ATGAGCCTTGAAGAGAAGAAAAAAACTGAATCCAAAGAAAAAGACAAGGCATTAAGTCTTGTCTTAGGTCAAATAGAAAGAAATTTTGGACGAGGATCAATAATGAGACTTGGTGACGCATCAAGAATGAAAGTAGAAACAATATCTACTGGAGCGCTCACCTTAGATTTAGCATTAGGAGGAGGCTATCCAAAAGGTAGAGTAGTAGAAGTTTATGGACCAGAAAGTTCAGGAAAAACTACATTAACGTTGCACGCGATTGCGGAAGTACAAAAGAATGGAGGAGTAGCAGCATTTGTGGATGCTGAGCATGCACTCGATCCAGTTTATGCAGCCTCCTTAGGAGTTGATGTTGAAAATTTGCTAGTTTCACAACCAGATACAGGTGAAATGGCTCTGGAAATAGTTGACCAACTTATAAGATCAAGTGCAGTAGATCTTGTTGTTGTTGACTCGGTCGCAGCATTAACCCCAAGAGCTGAGATAGAAGGGGAGATGGGAGATCACGTAATTGGAAGCCAAGCAAGGCTAATGAGCCAGGCAATGAGGAAAATAACAGGAAATATTGGTAAATCTGGATGTACGGTAATATTCCTAAATCAACTACGCCTAAAAATTGGCGTTACATACGGCAATCCAGAAACAACCACAGGAGGTAATGCATTAAAATTTTATGCCTCAGTGAGACTTGATATCAGAAGAATTCAAACTCTTAAAAGAGGTACTGAAGAATATGGCATAAGAGCAAAAGTGAAAGTAGCAAAAAACAAAGTCGCGCCACCATTTAGAATTGCAGAGTTTGATATTCTCTTCGGAAAAGGTATTAGTACAACAGGATGTTTATTAGACTTAGCAGAAGAGACTAATATCATAATAAGGAGAGGTGCTTGGTATAGTTATGAAGGAGAAAATATTGGACAAGGAAGAGATAATACAATTATTTGGCTTGATCAAAACTTAGAAATCAGGAACAAAGTAGAATCAATGGTTAAAGATAAGTTAACAGAAGGAACTGAAGTGAGTTCTAATTCAATGAAAGCATTAAATAGCAATCCTGCTAATACAATCGCTGTTAATGATATAAAAACTGTAGCTTAG
- a CDS encoding HAD family hydrolase, translating to MSSQKIFLFDFDGVIVDGMQEYWHSSLLACERYLNSPCISVDQKLYKRVPNSFKEIRPLVKYGWEMILIVHEIIKTENPLKNENKDDFTNNYHQNCQRILNENSWIAEDLQKMLDQSRKYQIDKDFKSWVNLHNPFFEIINFMKELRKRDIKTGVITTKGKIFAEKILKQLNIFPEFIFGYESGTKVKIAEKLTQTYEILGFIEDRKKTLIDIKQNSETSHIPCFLADWGYLKKSDKYTLSNEIKLIKLDNLEELVAI from the coding sequence GTGTCTTCTCAAAAAATATTTCTATTTGATTTCGATGGAGTAATAGTCGATGGAATGCAAGAATACTGGCATAGTTCCTTGTTGGCCTGTGAAAGATATTTAAATTCACCCTGCATCTCTGTTGATCAAAAACTTTATAAAAGGGTACCAAATTCTTTCAAAGAAATTAGGCCTTTGGTTAAATATGGTTGGGAAATGATCCTAATTGTTCACGAAATTATAAAAACAGAAAATCCATTAAAAAATGAAAATAAAGATGATTTCACTAATAATTATCATCAAAATTGCCAGAGGATATTAAATGAAAATTCCTGGATTGCCGAAGATTTACAAAAAATGTTAGATCAGTCGCGTAAGTACCAAATTGATAAAGATTTTAAATCGTGGGTAAATTTACATAATCCTTTTTTTGAAATTATAAATTTTATGAAAGAATTAAGGAAAAGAGACATAAAAACTGGAGTTATAACAACTAAAGGTAAAATATTTGCAGAAAAAATTCTTAAACAATTAAATATTTTTCCAGAGTTTATTTTTGGTTATGAATCCGGAACAAAAGTCAAAATAGCTGAAAAACTTACACAAACTTATGAAATTTTAGGCTTTATAGAAGACAGAAAAAAAACTCTAATAGATATTAAACAAAATTCAGAAACGTCTCACATTCCATGCTTCCTAGCTGATTGGGGATATTTGAAAAAATCAGATAAATATACCTTAAGTAATGAAATCAAATTAATAAAATTAGATAACCTTGAGGAATTAGTTGCAATTTAA
- a CDS encoding LdpA C-terminal domain-containing domain, with protein MLTTKNKKDKWIKLICGASNEDIVAIEDLCAIYTAAGVDYIDVAAEESIVHAAKKGIEWAKKVFKNSPGLMISISDGNDIHFRKAKFDPLKCPPNCPRPCEKVCPTFAIDNSGIKKSKCYGCGRCLNSCPLNLISEYEYNLSKDDLGSTLQKIKPNAVEIHTEINRLDSFAKVVGILNNSGMKLDKISISCGLNSSFKKSQEPEDLLKALWERYEILKKLDIPLIWQLDGRPMSGDLAPSTSKDAVKLFEKIGSDLPPGLIQLAGGTNEKTHEFLNSNNLPDGIAFGSSARKIMQPLIEFAHKNNKKLYEYPERMALAIKKAKKFLEPWKSSSFK; from the coding sequence TTGCTGACAACTAAGAATAAAAAAGATAAATGGATTAAATTAATTTGTGGCGCCAGTAATGAAGATATTGTTGCCATAGAAGATTTGTGTGCAATTTATACTGCTGCTGGTGTCGACTACATAGATGTTGCCGCAGAAGAATCTATAGTCCACGCAGCAAAAAAAGGAATCGAGTGGGCAAAAAAAGTCTTTAAAAACTCCCCTGGATTAATGATAAGCATTAGTGATGGAAATGATATCCACTTTCGTAAAGCAAAATTTGATCCATTGAAATGTCCTCCTAATTGTCCAAGACCGTGCGAAAAAGTATGCCCCACCTTTGCAATTGATAATTCTGGGATCAAAAAGAGTAAATGTTATGGATGTGGAAGATGTTTGAATAGCTGCCCTCTAAATCTAATTAGTGAGTATGAATATAATTTGTCAAAAGACGATTTAGGATCAACACTTCAGAAAATAAAGCCTAATGCAGTAGAAATTCATACAGAAATCAATCGCCTTGATTCTTTCGCAAAAGTTGTCGGTATCCTTAATAATTCTGGAATGAAATTAGACAAAATATCTATCAGTTGTGGATTAAATTCATCTTTCAAAAAATCACAAGAGCCCGAAGATCTTTTGAAAGCTCTTTGGGAAAGATATGAAATTCTTAAAAAACTTGATATTCCCCTTATTTGGCAGCTAGATGGAAGGCCAATGTCTGGAGATCTTGCTCCTTCAACAAGTAAAGATGCTGTTAAGTTGTTTGAAAAAATCGGTTCAGATCTCCCACCTGGATTAATTCAATTAGCAGGAGGAACAAATGAAAAAACTCATGAATTTTTGAATTCAAACAATCTTCCAGACGGAATAGCATTTGGAAGTTCTGCAAGAAAAATTATGCAGCCCCTTATTGAATTTGCTCATAAAAATAACAAAAAACTCTATGAGTATCCTGAAAGGATGGCTTTAGCGATCAAAAAAGCTAAGAAATTTCTAGAGCCATGGAAATCGAGCTCATTCAAATAA
- the ndhN gene encoding NAD(P)H-quinone oxidoreductase subunit N, with translation MPLLLTGKKFHNDLKTNKCLAIFAPLEGGYETRLLRRMRAKGFKTFITSARGLGDPEVFLLKLHGVRPPHLGHQSVGRNGALGEVQQVIPQASELFNENDKNKLLWLLEGQVLSQSELESLIEICTNDNKLTIVVEMGGSRKLEWKPLSDYIFNEFES, from the coding sequence ATGCCATTACTTCTCACAGGGAAAAAGTTTCATAACGATTTAAAAACTAACAAATGTCTTGCAATCTTTGCTCCTCTTGAAGGTGGTTATGAAACTCGTCTTTTGAGGAGGATGAGGGCCAAGGGCTTTAAAACTTTTATAACCTCAGCAAGAGGGCTTGGAGATCCAGAAGTCTTCTTGCTCAAATTGCATGGCGTTAGACCACCCCACCTTGGTCATCAAAGCGTAGGAAGAAATGGAGCACTCGGGGAAGTTCAACAAGTTATCCCACAAGCTTCTGAGTTATTTAATGAAAATGATAAAAATAAATTACTTTGGTTATTAGAAGGTCAAGTACTTTCTCAGTCTGAATTAGAGAGCTTAATAGAGATTTGCACTAACGATAATAAACTAACGATAGTTGTTGAAATGGGGGGCTCAAGAAAACTTGAATGGAAGCCGTTAAGTGATTATATTTTTAATGAATTTGAAAGTTAA
- the rplC gene encoding 50S ribosomal protein L3: protein MSIGILGKKLGMSQLFDEKGNSVPVTLIEAGPCRITQLKTTALDGYTAVQIGYGLSKDKLISKPEKGHLLKSGEELLKHLKEYRVEETSSYEIGNQITVKNFEVGQKVDISGKSMGRGFAGYQKRHGFSRGPMSHGSKNHRAPGSIGAGTTPGRIYPGKRMAGRYGGKQITTKGLLVLKIDDQKNLLVVKGSVPGKPGSIINIKPNNVVGKKGGEKS, encoded by the coding sequence ATGTCTATAGGAATTTTAGGAAAGAAATTGGGCATGTCCCAACTTTTCGACGAGAAAGGCAATTCAGTGCCAGTTACTCTTATTGAGGCTGGTCCTTGCCGAATTACTCAATTGAAAACAACCGCTTTGGATGGTTATACTGCCGTTCAAATTGGATATGGCTTGTCCAAAGATAAGCTTATAAGTAAGCCTGAAAAGGGACATTTGTTGAAATCAGGTGAAGAACTTTTAAAGCATTTGAAAGAATATAGAGTTGAGGAAACTTCATCTTATGAAATCGGAAATCAAATAACTGTAAAAAACTTTGAGGTTGGTCAAAAAGTTGATATCAGTGGCAAATCTATGGGTAGAGGTTTTGCTGGTTACCAGAAAAGACATGGTTTCAGCAGAGGTCCTATGAGTCATGGTTCAAAAAATCATAGAGCACCTGGATCTATAGGTGCAGGTACAACGCCAGGCAGAATTTATCCTGGAAAAAGAATGGCAGGAAGATATGGAGGAAAACAGATTACTACTAAAGGTTTGTTAGTTCTAAAAATTGATGATCAGAAAAATTTACTTGTAGTAAAAGGTTCTGTCCCAGGTAAGCCAGGCTCAATAATAAATATTAAGCCAAATAATGTTGTAGGCAAAAAAGGAGGTGAAAAATCATGA
- the rplD gene encoding 50S ribosomal protein L4 has protein sequence MTTLETLKWDGKKSGKVSLDLAVAKETSSADLIHRAVLRQLANKRQGTASTLTRSEVRGGGRKPYKQKGTGRARQGSIRTPLRPGGGIIFGPKPRSYNLDMNRKERRLALRTALMSRVSDMKAVEDFGSTLKQPKTSDIVNGLARLGIQKTEKVLVILDSPSDVIKKSINNIEKVKLIAADQLNVFDILNANKLVIGQSAIDKIQEVYAS, from the coding sequence ATGACAACACTTGAAACTCTTAAGTGGGATGGTAAGAAATCTGGCAAAGTTTCTCTTGATTTAGCAGTTGCTAAAGAAACTTCTTCTGCAGACTTAATACATAGAGCAGTCCTTAGACAGCTAGCAAATAAAAGACAGGGGACAGCATCAACTTTGACAAGATCTGAAGTGCGTGGGGGCGGCAGAAAGCCATATAAACAGAAAGGTACAGGAAGAGCCCGCCAAGGATCAATAAGGACACCTTTAAGACCTGGGGGCGGAATTATTTTTGGACCAAAGCCACGTTCTTATAATCTTGATATGAACCGTAAGGAACGTAGGTTAGCTCTTAGAACCGCACTTATGTCTAGAGTCTCTGATATGAAGGCCGTTGAAGATTTTGGATCTACTTTAAAGCAGCCTAAAACAAGTGATATCGTCAATGGCCTTGCTCGATTAGGTATACAAAAAACTGAAAAAGTTTTGGTTATTCTTGATAGTCCGTCCGATGTTATAAAAAAATCCATTAATAATATTGAAAAAGTAAAATTAATTGCCGCCGATCAATTAAATGTATTTGATATTCTCAATGCTAATAAATTGGTCATAGGGCAATCAGCGATAGATAAAATTCAGGAGGTTTATGCATCATGA
- a CDS encoding 50S ribosomal protein L23 has protein sequence MSKLFDSRLADVIRKPVITEKATNSLDLNQYTFEVDPRAAKPQIKAAVEALFSVKVIGVNTMNPPRRTRRVGKFSGKRSQVKKAIVRLAEGDKIQLFPES, from the coding sequence ATGAGTAAATTATTCGATTCTCGTTTAGCCGATGTAATAAGAAAGCCAGTTATTACTGAGAAAGCTACAAATTCGCTAGATCTTAACCAATATACTTTTGAAGTAGATCCTAGAGCGGCAAAACCACAAATAAAAGCTGCTGTTGAAGCCTTATTTAGTGTTAAAGTCATAGGAGTAAACACTATGAATCCTCCTAGGAGAACAAGAAGAGTCGGGAAATTTTCCGGTAAACGTTCTCAGGTCAAGAAGGCAATTGTGCGTCTTGCTGAAGGAGACAAAATCCAACTATTTCCAGAATCTTAA
- the rplB gene encoding 50S ribosomal protein L2 encodes MAIRKFKPYTPGTRQRVVTDFSEITSAKPERSLIVSKHRVKGRNNRGVITCRHRGGGHKRQYRLVDFRRDKRNINAKVAAIHYDPHRNARLALLFYEDGEKRYIIAPAGVKVGQNVISGESVPIEDGNAMPLSFMPLGSSVHCVELYAGRGAQMVRSAGASAQVMAKEGDYVALKLPSTEVRLVRKECYATLGEVGNSEIRNTSLGKAGRRRWLGRRPQVRGSVMNPCDHPHGGGEGKAPIGRAGPVTPWGKPALGLKTRKKNKPSNKLVVRRRRRVSKRSRGGRDS; translated from the coding sequence ATGGCAATCCGTAAATTTAAACCTTATACACCTGGCACTAGGCAGAGAGTAGTTACTGACTTTAGTGAAATAACAAGTGCAAAACCCGAAAGATCACTTATAGTTTCAAAACATAGAGTTAAGGGCAGGAATAATCGTGGAGTTATCACTTGCCGTCATCGTGGAGGTGGTCATAAAAGGCAATATAGATTAGTTGACTTTAGAAGAGATAAAAGAAACATAAACGCTAAAGTTGCTGCTATTCACTACGATCCTCATAGAAATGCAAGGCTGGCACTTTTATTCTACGAAGATGGGGAAAAAAGATATATTATCGCTCCAGCAGGAGTAAAAGTCGGACAAAATGTCATCTCTGGAGAAAGTGTTCCAATTGAAGATGGTAATGCAATGCCACTTTCTTTCATGCCATTAGGATCTAGTGTTCATTGTGTTGAGTTATATGCAGGTAGGGGTGCTCAGATGGTTCGATCCGCAGGAGCTAGTGCTCAAGTTATGGCAAAAGAGGGAGATTATGTTGCTTTAAAACTCCCATCTACCGAGGTAAGACTTGTAAGAAAAGAATGCTACGCAACTCTTGGTGAAGTTGGTAATTCTGAAATAAGAAATACTAGCTTAGGTAAAGCAGGAAGAAGAAGATGGCTTGGAAGAAGGCCTCAAGTAAGGGGTAGTGTAATGAACCCATGTGATCATCCACATGGAGGAGGAGAGGGAAAAGCACCAATTGGTAGAGCAGGACCAGTTACTCCTTGGGGTAAACCAGCTCTTGGATTAAAGACACGTAAAAAGAACAAACCAAGTAATAAATTAGTTGTTCGAAGACGCCGTCGCGTTTCTAAGAGGAGTAGAGGAGGAAGAGATTCTTGA
- the rpsS gene encoding 30S ribosomal protein S19: MGRSLKKGPFIADSLLKKVEKQNTDNDKSVIKTWSRSSTILPLMIGHTIAVHNGKTHIPVFITEQMIGHKLGEFAPTRTYRGHIRDKKGAKS; encoded by the coding sequence ATGGGACGTTCACTAAAAAAAGGACCTTTTATAGCAGATAGCCTGCTCAAGAAGGTAGAAAAACAAAATACTGATAATGACAAGTCTGTTATCAAAACTTGGTCTAGATCCTCTACGATTTTACCTTTAATGATTGGTCACACAATCGCCGTACACAATGGCAAGACTCATATTCCAGTATTTATTACTGAACAAATGATTGGTCATAAACTTGGTGAATTTGCTCCTACACGCACATACCGAGGTCATATAAGAGATAAGAAAGGAGCAAAATCATGA
- the rplV gene encoding 50S ribosomal protein L22 yields the protein MTKTPETTKTAIAHGNYVRGSASKVRRVLDQIRGRSYRDALIMLEFMPYRSTEPITKVLRSAVANAEHNLGMDPSTLVISSAWANSGPVMKRYRPRAQGRAFSIKKQTCHISISVESAPTQTNAEVQN from the coding sequence ATGACAAAAACACCTGAAACAACAAAAACAGCAATCGCTCATGGGAATTACGTTCGCGGATCAGCCTCTAAAGTGAGAAGAGTTTTGGATCAGATAAGGGGTAGGTCTTATAGAGATGCATTGATTATGTTGGAATTTATGCCTTACAGATCTACAGAACCCATCACTAAAGTCTTAAGATCTGCGGTTGCCAATGCAGAACATAATCTTGGAATGGATCCATCCACCTTAGTTATTTCCTCTGCATGGGCTAATAGTGGTCCAGTAATGAAAAGGTATAGGCCCAGAGCTCAAGGTCGAGCTTTTTCAATTAAAAAACAGACTTGCCACATCAGTATTTCTGTTGAATCTGCTCCTACTCAAACTAATGCGGAGGTACAAAACTAA
- the rpsC gene encoding 30S ribosomal protein S3, whose amino-acid sequence MGHKIHPSGLRLGITQEHRSKWFATSKTYPILLQEDFKIRTFIQKKYGAAGISDVLIARKADQLELELKTARPGVIVGRQGSGIEELRSGIQKTIGDRTRQVRINVVEVERVDADAFLLAEYIAQQLEKRVAFRRTIRMALQRAQRAGVLGLKIQVGGRLNGAEIARTEWTREGRVPLHTLRAEIDYATREANTTYGVLGIKVWVFKGEVLPKEEQTIPVGASPKRKASRIPQQFEDRSNENS is encoded by the coding sequence ATGGGACATAAAATACATCCTTCTGGATTAAGATTAGGAATTACACAAGAGCATCGATCTAAGTGGTTTGCTACTTCTAAAACATATCCAATTCTTCTTCAAGAAGATTTTAAAATTCGTACCTTCATACAAAAAAAATATGGAGCAGCAGGAATTAGCGATGTTTTAATAGCTAGAAAAGCTGACCAACTGGAACTTGAATTAAAAACAGCAAGACCAGGAGTTATAGTTGGAAGACAAGGAAGTGGGATTGAAGAATTAAGATCTGGTATTCAGAAAACTATAGGGGATAGAACAAGGCAAGTCAGAATAAACGTTGTAGAAGTTGAACGCGTAGATGCTGATGCTTTTTTACTAGCTGAATATATTGCGCAACAACTTGAAAAAAGAGTCGCCTTCAGAAGAACTATAAGAATGGCCTTACAGAGGGCCCAAAGAGCTGGAGTCTTAGGTCTAAAAATTCAAGTAGGGGGAAGGTTGAATGGTGCTGAAATAGCTAGAACTGAATGGACTAGAGAAGGTAGAGTTCCATTACATACATTGAGAGCTGAAATTGACTATGCAACACGTGAAGCTAATACAACTTACGGTGTTCTAGGCATTAAAGTTTGGGTTTTCAAAGGTGAAGTTCTCCCTAAAGAAGAACAAACTATCCCTGTGGGTGCGAGCCCTAAGAGGAAAGCTAGTAGAATACCTCAGCAATTTGAGGATCGTTCAAATGAGAATTCATAG
- the rplP gene encoding 50S ribosomal protein L16: protein MLSPKRTKFRKQHRGRMRGVASKGNTISFGQFALQAQDCGWVTARQIEASRRAMTRYIKRGGQIWIRIFPDKPVTMRPAETRMGSGKGNPEFWVAVVKPGRILFEMGGDDITEEIAKEAMRLAQYKLPVKTKFISIDKNLENSSQENTKNSKKSQEEVKK from the coding sequence ATGCTTAGTCCAAAACGTACTAAATTCCGTAAACAACACAGAGGCAGAATGAGGGGTGTAGCCTCAAAAGGTAATACTATTTCATTCGGTCAATTTGCTCTCCAAGCTCAAGATTGTGGCTGGGTAACTGCGCGTCAGATTGAAGCAAGCAGAAGAGCTATGACCAGATATATCAAACGTGGTGGTCAAATCTGGATAAGAATATTTCCTGATAAACCCGTAACTATGAGACCTGCCGAAACCAGAATGGGTTCTGGTAAAGGTAATCCAGAGTTTTGGGTCGCAGTTGTAAAACCTGGAAGAATACTTTTTGAAATGGGTGGTGATGATATCACTGAGGAAATTGCAAAGGAAGCTATGCGTCTGGCTCAATACAAACTTCCTGTAAAAACTAAATTTATCTCCATTGATAAAAATCTAGAAAATTCCTCCCAAGAAAATACAAAAAATAGTAAAAAATCTCAAGAGGAGGTTAAAAAATGA